From the genome of Wolbachia endosymbiont (group B) of Parapoynx stratiotata, one region includes:
- a CDS encoding IS256 family transposase produces the protein MGQANRTTGLVDYKELETNILSSIREGRPLTGRDGALTPFIKRLLEASLEGEIESHMSAKSEENNRRNGRNAKTLRTSSGSFELLTPRDREGSFEPQIVKKRQTSLHPELEAKVLSTYASGMGYRDIASHVEEIYDHKISAAEISSITDKLLPVINEWRSRPLQSVYPIVFMDGMFFKVKEDGHCISKCMYNILGINQNGRKEVLGFYLAESEGANFWLGVLNDLKERGVEDILIACIDGLKSFPAAINSVFPKAEVQLCIVHQIRNSLKYVSSKDVKVFMNDLKKIYRASSKEIAENYLLELEEKWGEKYPLVIKSWQNNWENLSSYFKYSGQVRKLIYTTNPIEGLHRQIRKFTKTKGSFTSTNALYKQVYCAIKKVEQKWIMALPNWALTISQLDIFFPDRLKIELN, from the coding sequence ATGGGTCAAGCAAATAGAACTACTGGTTTGGTAGATTATAAAGAATTAGAAACAAATATCCTGTCATCTATACGAGAAGGAAGACCATTGACAGGAAGAGATGGAGCATTAACACCGTTTATAAAAAGGTTGCTAGAGGCAAGTCTGGAAGGTGAAATAGAAAGCCACATGTCAGCTAAAAGTGAAGAAAATAACCGAAGAAATGGAAGGAATGCAAAAACTTTACGTACAAGTTCAGGCTCATTTGAACTATTAACACCAAGAGACAGAGAAGGAAGCTTTGAACCGCAAATAGTCAAAAAAAGGCAAACAAGCCTACATCCAGAACTTGAAGCAAAGGTCTTAAGCACATATGCCAGTGGCATGGGATACAGAGATATAGCTTCACATGTTGAGGAAATATATGACCACAAAATATCAGCAGCAGAGATATCCAGTATTACTGATAAACTGCTACCAGTAATCAATGAATGGCGCAGCCGCCCACTGCAATCAGTGTATCCAATAGTGTTTATGGATGGCATGTTCTTTAAGGTCAAGGAGGACGGACATTGTATAAGTAAATGCATGTATAATATATTGGGCATAAATCAAAATGGCAGAAAAGAAGTATTAGGTTTTTATTTGGCTGAAAGTGAAGGAGCTAACTTCTGGTTGGGAGTTCTAAATGACCTAAAAGAGCGAGGAGTAGAAGATATTCTAATTGCCTGCATTGATGGGCTAAAAAGCTTTCCTGCGGCTATAAATAGTGTGTTTCCTAAGGCAGAAGTACAGCTATGTATAGTGCATCAGATAAGGAATTCACTGAAATATGTATCTAGCAAAGATGTAAAAGTTTTCATGAATGATTTGAAAAAAATATATCGTGCTTCAAGTAAAGAGATCGCTGAGAATTATCTGCTTGAGCTGGAAGAAAAATGGGGAGAGAAGTATCCTTTAGTTATAAAATCCTGGCAGAACAATTGGGAAAACTTATCCAGTTATTTTAAGTATTCTGGGCAAGTTAGGAAGCTGATTTACACCACCAATCCAATTGAGGGGTTGCATAGACAAATCAGGAAATTTACTAAAACTAAGGGTTCATTTACTAGTACAAATGCCTTGTACAAACAGGTATATTGTGCTATAAAAAAGGTAGAGCAAAAGTGGATTATGGCTCTCCCTAATTGGGCTTTAACTATTTCTCAACTTGATATTTTCTTTCCAGATAGATTGAAAATTGAGTTGAACTAA
- a CDS encoding AAA family ATPase encodes MVQDFLTDVKEKNTLNYDFNDAVSHLEPLEQFDVEEIKRQLLLNIRSCLSYLFPRGTFHGDKFQIGDVQGNKGKSLKVELAYGKVGLWIDFATGDGGDIIDLWAAAHGKNAKIEFVEVISSISEWIGCNKRPTKEQKRITQWDYLDQDNQLIASKYRYDTASGKSYQPFDAKKSTFTAPEIRPLYNIPGITKSDRVILVEGEKCAELLIEQGITATTAMFGAKAPIEKTDWTPLKGKHIIIWPDNDDHGKDYAQEAAKKLSGFGVASLSILKIPQDKPKSWDAADSVLEGMNVEEFILNNKSPYSSRKSKRIDTTVWTNIPPERKWVIKDWLPVGSVTALYGDGGVGKSLLAQQLMTAAAFGKPWLGIDLEKIKTYGVFCEDDEEELWRRQCAINEFYQSGMESSDFQDNVGLWSRAGHNNQLMVFNNKDTGQLTTYFQELLEDIESFQPKLVILDTAADLFGGNENDRSHVRQFIQGCCGRIAQAIKGAVLLLAHPSDAGIIRKTGTGGSTAWNNTVRSRWYLTRPDKANASPDERILSRKKSNYSQCNNGQMTLYWKNGAFVHDNSVLNSEPIIRDQYSKKLDLERMRKHEVILNLIRSSAYQGNIYTAGQFAKRFEGEEGLGSERNIRERINNLATLGQIKFFRNAAGYGTNSKYGFLCVQDMEFKVSVGDKVEHKLIKPTHYYLQANGAVLPIKDLDVLW; translated from the coding sequence ATGGTACAAGATTTTTTAACTGATGTCAAAGAAAAAAATACTTTAAATTATGATTTTAACGACGCTGTCTCACATTTAGAACCATTAGAACAATTTGATGTAGAAGAAATAAAAAGACAACTATTATTAAACATCAGATCATGCCTTTCTTATTTATTTCCAAGAGGAACTTTTCATGGTGACAAATTTCAGATAGGTGATGTACAAGGTAATAAAGGCAAAAGCCTCAAAGTTGAATTAGCGTATGGCAAGGTCGGATTATGGATTGATTTTGCAACTGGGGACGGTGGTGACATTATTGATCTTTGGGCAGCTGCACATGGGAAAAACGCTAAAATAGAATTTGTTGAAGTAATTTCTTCGATAAGTGAATGGATAGGATGTAACAAGCGACCTACTAAAGAGCAAAAGAGAATAACTCAATGGGACTATCTCGATCAGGATAATCAGTTGATTGCCAGCAAATATCGTTATGATACTGCTTCAGGAAAAAGTTATCAACCATTTGATGCTAAAAAATCTACCTTTACTGCACCTGAGATCAGGCCTCTGTATAACATTCCAGGCATCACTAAATCTGATAGAGTGATATTGGTAGAAGGGGAAAAATGTGCTGAGCTACTCATAGAACAAGGGATCACTGCAACAACAGCAATGTTTGGAGCAAAAGCACCTATTGAGAAAACTGATTGGACTCCACTTAAAGGTAAACACATTATTATATGGCCAGATAACGATGATCATGGAAAAGATTATGCTCAAGAAGCCGCAAAAAAGCTTTCTGGTTTTGGAGTTGCATCACTTTCTATTCTCAAGATTCCTCAAGATAAGCCAAAATCTTGGGATGCTGCAGATAGTGTGCTAGAAGGAATGAACGTTGAAGAATTTATCCTTAACAACAAAAGCCCTTATTCTTCAAGAAAGTCAAAAAGAATTGATACTACAGTTTGGACCAATATCCCTCCAGAAAGAAAGTGGGTTATTAAGGATTGGCTCCCTGTAGGAAGTGTTACAGCTCTTTATGGTGATGGTGGTGTTGGAAAATCTCTCCTTGCTCAACAATTAATGACAGCCGCTGCTTTTGGTAAACCTTGGCTTGGAATAGATCTGGAAAAAATAAAGACATATGGTGTGTTCTGTGAAGATGATGAAGAAGAACTTTGGCGTCGGCAATGCGCAATAAATGAATTTTATCAATCAGGTATGGAATCTTCTGATTTTCAGGATAATGTTGGCTTATGGTCACGAGCAGGGCACAATAATCAACTTATGGTTTTTAATAACAAAGATACTGGTCAATTAACTACGTACTTTCAAGAGTTACTTGAGGATATTGAATCGTTTCAGCCGAAGCTTGTGATATTAGATACAGCAGCAGACCTATTTGGAGGAAATGAAAACGACCGTTCTCATGTGAGACAATTTATTCAAGGTTGTTGTGGTCGAATAGCTCAAGCAATAAAAGGAGCTGTTTTATTACTTGCCCACCCTTCTGATGCGGGAATAATACGTAAAACTGGCACAGGCGGTTCAACAGCATGGAATAATACAGTAAGGTCTCGTTGGTATTTGACTAGACCAGATAAAGCTAATGCTTCTCCTGATGAGAGAATTTTATCGCGCAAAAAATCTAACTATTCGCAGTGCAATAACGGGCAAATGACACTTTACTGGAAAAATGGGGCATTTGTACATGACAATTCAGTTTTAAATTCAGAACCAATAATCAGAGATCAATATAGTAAAAAGTTGGATTTAGAACGGATGAGAAAACATGAGGTTATCTTGAATTTAATTCGCAGTAGCGCATATCAAGGTAATATTTATACTGCTGGACAATTTGCAAAGCGTTTTGAAGGAGAAGAGGGGCTTGGCAGTGAGCGCAATATTAGAGAAAGAATAAATAATCTTGCAACTCTTGGACAGATTAAATTCTTTCGTAATGCTGCAGGATATGGGACCAATTCTAAATATGGATTTCTTTGTGTGCAGGATATGGAATTTAAAGTTTCAGTAGGAGATAAAGTAGAGCACAAGTTAATAAAGCCAACACATTACTATCTACAAGCAAATGGTGCGGTCTTGCCTATTAAAGATTTAGATGTTTTGTGGTAA
- a CDS encoding NAD-dependent epimerase/dehydratase family protein — translation MGILITGAAGLIGSTLVKKLENQGHEVINCDIRFRNNPLSFFSEDIVPLLAKCTGIIHLAAISRVIHGELYPELCKKINVDGTMQFLGLCKSLPNKPWFIYASSREVYGEQKELPVTESASIDPINNYAKGKAFIEKQITSLKDFNVAILRFSNVYGGLLDHNSRVIPALCINALRGDPIKIEGKECVFDFTYLDDVIEGICLTVKYLQSEKSSLPAIHLTTNSPCTLENLAKTILKVTKSDSRIDFYPPRNFDVTKFHGDFTRAKELLGWSPKHSLEVGLSNFIKSLQNNIQEYPNNIDMVIYENIKSYSWLPSLL, via the coding sequence ATGGGGATATTAATAACAGGTGCTGCAGGTTTGATAGGGTCAACCTTGGTGAAAAAGTTAGAAAACCAGGGCCATGAAGTAATAAACTGTGATATTAGGTTTCGCAACAATCCACTCAGTTTTTTTTCAGAAGATATAGTACCACTACTTGCTAAGTGTACAGGAATTATTCATCTGGCTGCAATTTCTCGAGTTATACATGGTGAACTTTATCCTGAACTGTGTAAAAAAATTAATGTTGATGGTACAATGCAGTTTTTAGGGTTATGTAAGTCACTTCCAAATAAACCATGGTTTATATATGCAAGTAGTAGGGAAGTCTATGGAGAGCAGAAGGAACTGCCGGTTACAGAATCTGCTAGTATCGATCCAATAAATAATTATGCCAAAGGTAAAGCATTTATTGAGAAGCAAATAACAAGTTTAAAAGATTTTAATGTAGCAATATTACGCTTTTCAAATGTATACGGTGGTTTACTAGATCATAACAGTAGAGTAATTCCCGCACTCTGTATTAATGCATTAAGAGGTGATCCAATTAAAATAGAAGGTAAAGAATGTGTTTTTGATTTTACCTACTTGGATGATGTTATAGAGGGTATATGCTTAACTGTTAAATATTTACAAAGTGAAAAATCTTCTCTTCCTGCTATTCATCTTACTACTAATAGCCCATGTACTTTAGAAAACTTAGCAAAAACAATATTAAAAGTCACGAAAAGTGATTCTAGAATTGATTTTTATCCTCCAAGAAATTTTGACGTAACTAAGTTCCATGGTGATTTTACTAGAGCTAAAGAGCTACTTGGTTGGTCTCCAAAGCATTCATTAGAAGTAGGATTAAGCAATTTTATAAAAAGTCTACAAAACAATATACAAGAGTATCCTAACAATATAGATATGGTAATATATGAAAATATTAAAAGTTATTCATGGTTACCCTCCTTATTATAG
- a CDS encoding NTP transferase domain-containing protein: MSKILIILAAGKSSRMNSEYPKALHQVGNLTLLEHIISNAKSLSLKSLSIVVNNSLLKDLENFDTLKSIIDQYNIKLIIQEDITGTGTAVKIALENLEELSDQDIVLIQYGDTPFISSDTVMKMTDCLKYNNLVLLGFNSQDEQYGRLVIDNYGNVQKILKNGDKMLLANSGIMALYAKDLFTLVKEIKFNNSTNEYCLNDIVPIAANNNLSVGYVVSDEREAMGVNNKEDLIKAEHYFQERRQPTFLS; encoded by the coding sequence ATGAGTAAAATTTTGATAATATTAGCAGCAGGAAAGAGCAGTAGAATGAATTCTGAATATCCAAAAGCGTTGCACCAAGTGGGAAATCTTACTCTTTTAGAACATATAATTTCTAATGCAAAATCGCTGAGTCTAAAAAGCTTATCAATTGTTGTTAACAACTCCCTTCTAAAAGATTTAGAAAACTTTGATACTCTAAAAAGTATAATCGATCAATACAATATAAAACTAATAATTCAAGAAGATATTACAGGCACTGGCACTGCAGTTAAAATTGCTCTAGAAAATCTGGAGGAGTTATCTGATCAAGACATAGTTTTAATACAGTATGGAGACACTCCTTTTATATCTAGCGATACAGTTATGAAAATGACTGATTGTTTAAAGTATAATAATTTAGTTCTTCTTGGATTCAATAGTCAAGATGAACAATATGGAAGATTAGTAATTGATAATTACGGAAATGTTCAAAAAATCCTAAAAAATGGAGATAAAATGCTTCTTGCAAACTCTGGAATAATGGCTTTATATGCTAAAGATCTCTTTACCTTAGTAAAAGAAATAAAATTCAATAATTCGACCAATGAATATTGTCTTAATGATATAGTGCCCATTGCAGCAAACAATAACTTGAGTGTAGGTTATGTAGTTTCTGATGAAAGAGAAGCAATGGGAGTAAATAATAAAGAGGATTTGATTAAAGCCGAACACTATTTTCAAGAAAGAAGGCAGCCAACTTTTCTTTCATAA